GACAGAGCAACCAGAGGACAAGGGCAGAGAATGGCACAGAGATCCTCCATCCCCTTTCAACATtcaatacacacaaaaaaaggtaaccaagagaatagaataaCTTTATTCACAGCTGGGGTTTACTTTAGTCTTCATCTTCAGGCAAAATAATCTTGCTGGGGTCAAAATAGTTGGAAGTCATAAGGGGAAGACCCTGGGCCTCCCTTAGCTTCACCTGTCGCTCTGCCTCCCTCCGGGCCCATTCCTTCATCCTGTGGCAGAGGACAAAGAGAGGAGAGTGAGGACCAGGAGGAGTCACTGCTTGTACCAGCACTGGGCTGCAGCACGGGCAGAACGTACATCAAGTCAGCTTTTTACTTTGAACTATGTCAGAGGCAGCCAGGGGCATGCTAGCGCTCCCTCGTACTGGAGGCTGGGGCTGCctcaaccctcccctcccccagccccaccccctcctccttcgCCCGAGCAATCCGTACTCACTTGTAGTCGGGGAGATAGGCCACAAACGTAGAGCCGAGGACGATGGCAACAGAGACGCCGAGGAAGAACACGACTCTCATGTTCCAGACGTCTATGAAGGGGTCTTCATCAAAACCGTGGGAGTCTGGGTTCTGCGTTTGGAGGGCGGATTCAGGGTTAGAAAG
This Trichosurus vulpecula isolate mTriVul1 chromosome 2, mTriVul1.pri, whole genome shotgun sequence DNA region includes the following protein-coding sequences:
- the NDUFB11 gene encoding NADH dehydrogenase [ubiquinone] 1 beta subcomplex subunit 11, mitochondrial; amino-acid sequence: MAAAMGTARLLGVCSRRLLGAARRVPVAASLRWTSSTTGAVVAPPAVEKRPRAPEVAWREDPDKEDVNLYEKNPDSHGFDEDPFIDVWNMRVVFFLGVSVAIVLGSTFVAYLPDYKMKEWARREAERQVKLREAQGLPLMTSNYFDPSKIILPEDED